Part of the Pseudobdellovibrionaceae bacterium genome is shown below.
ACAACTTGGTGAAACTCTCAAGTGTCCGGTGGTCTTGATTGATGGCACTTTAGGCGGAGGTGTTGATGAGCTTCTGCAAGAGGTGCGACGACAGGGGTCAATAAAGGAGACTCCAAAGACGTTGTCGCCTTGGAATTCCTCCATGCGAGAGCAAAAATTGAAAGACAGTGTGGCCCTGGCTGAGTCGGTCTTGGTTCGAAAAAATAAAGGCAATGGCGTTAGGCCGTCTCCAGCGCCGTCATTGCTTTTGCGGACAGCTCAATTGGATCAGTGGTTTTTAAACCGTTACTTCGGCCCCCTTATCTTTTTGGCCATAATGACGGGTTTGTTCACATCTATTTTTTGGTTGGCCACGCCGTTTATGGACCTCATTGATGAAGGCACCAGCTTTTTAGCTGAACAAGTGCGAACCTCGTTGGGGCAGGGGCTTTGGGGTGATTTTTTTGCCGATGGTGTGGTGGCTAGTTTTGGAGCTTTTTTGATTTTTGTGCCGCAGATATTTATTTTGTTTTTCGGCATCGGGTTGCTTGAAGACTCGGGCTACTTGGCGCGGGCGGCCACACTCATTGACCGGCCTTTTTCAAAACTGGGATTAAATGGTCGCTCTTTTGTTCCGCTCCTATCGGGCTTTGCTTGTGCCGTACCAGCTATGATGGCCGCAAGGACCATTGGTTCAAAAAAAGAGCGCTGGATCACTCTATTTGTTATACCACTGATGACCTGTTCGGCTCGGCTTCCGGTTTATGCTTTGCTTTTAAGTTTTTTATTTTTTGGAAAAGCGGCCTGGATCCCTGGATTGGCGCTGGCGTTTCTCTACATTGGAGCCGTTGTTGTCGGAGCGTTGGTGGCCGCAGTCCTTGATCGGTTTATCAAAACCAGTGGCCGCTCCCTTTTTATGTTGGAGCTTCCTCTCTACCGTCGCCCACTTGTGAGAGTGGTGGCTCGTAATGCGATGATGCGCACAAAGTCTTACGTGACAAAAGCGGGTCCGATTATTTTTCTATTTGCCATGCTCATTTGGGTGGGCACTACATTTCCTCGAGTTGATTCTCATCAATTGGGAGAAAATCAGCTTCAGGCCAGCTACCTGGGGCAAGTGGGGCACGTGATTGAACCTGTGTTTGAACCCATGGGAGTGGATTGGCGTGTGGGTGTGGGGTTGTTGACGGCATTTGCCGCTCGTGAAGTTTTGGTTTCGTCGTTGGCTGTGATGTTTAATGTTCCTGGTGATGATGTAGAAGAGGATTCTGTGCGGAACTCTTTAATACTAAGCATGCAACAAGCCACCAACAGATCAGGAAATCCCATCTTTACAGTGGCTACAGTGGTGGGCTTGCTATTTTTTGTAATGGTCAGCCTACAGTGTCTTTCAACAACGGCGATAGCTGTCAGAGAGTTGGGTTCTTGGAAGGTGGCCATAGCCCAGGTAGTCGCCTTTAATTTATTAGGCTATGTTGGGGCGGTGATGTTGGTGCAAGGCCTTCGCGCACTCGGTGTGGCGTAATTGGACACCTTCAAATATTTGATCAATCGACTCACTGAGGCCGCGGCCATAAGTAAGTCAACATCTCCATTCCACCTTTAGGCCACCTTTAAAAGACTCTCAATCAAAAAGACTCCAACACATCGCAGATGATACGCCCCGGCCTTTTCTCAATCGAATCTTTTAAATTTGACTCAAATCTGGGCGAAAAAGTTGTCCCACTTATGGCCGTCTTAATGGCTAAACGCAATAACATTTAATCACAACCCCAACAGCTCAAGTGGGGGTTGTGATAGCTTTTGCGCCTGACCGTTGTGATAACTCTCGGCCCTTAGTTGATATCTACAAAATGAGAGGGAGATTCAGAGGATTTCGGTAGCGTCACCTTTAAAACTCCGTCTTCATATTTTGCAGACACTTCTTTGCCGCTCACAGTTTCTGGCAAAGTGAAACGCCGTTCAAAAGTGCCATGACTGCGCTCATAGCGAGTGTAGCCCGGCTTCTCTTCTTTTTCTTCTCGCTTGCGCTCACCAGAAATGCTCAAAGTATTATCTTTCACTTCTACTTTGATGTCTTCACGGTTGAGGCCAGGAATATCAAGAGTGACTAAGTATTGATTAGGCAACTCTTCAATATCGACGGCAGGATTAAATTTAAACTCCGACCGTGTGGTGGGAACAAAAAAGCCTTCAAGCATGCGGTCAAAATCATCCCACGCCGTGGGAAAGGCATTGCCGAAAACACTGGGTGTCATTGATTTTTTCATATTATCGCCTCCTCATAGGACGTTAATTTTCTTACAAACTTATCTTGGTTTCGCATTTAAAGATGTCAAGGTGCCTTGAGTTTTCCTATTTATTTCAAATGTTTATTTTGATTAAAAAAAAACTGCCTTCCGGCAGAGTTATGAAGTAGGTTCGATGGTTTGGGCGCTTTCTCGGGGGACATAAGTGGGGCCCAGTCGACTTCTTACTTTAGGGGGCCATCTTGAAGAAGTTGCAGCGCAGTTTGGGGTTGAGTTCAGTCATCTCGATTTGTACGAGTTCTGCGTTGGGAAGTGGTCTTTTTATCCTACCTGCTATTGCCATTGTACATACTGGATCATCGGCGTGGTTGGCGTTTTTTGTGGCGGGTTTAAGTGTTTTACCCGCGGCTCTTTCAAAGGCAGAGCTTGCCACTGCCATGCCTGAGTCAGGTGGAACCTACATATACCTTGAGCGAACGTTTGGCCCGCTCGCGGGAACCGTGGCGGGACTGGGCGTGTATTTGGTGATGCTGTTAAAAAGTGCCTTTGCCCTTGTGGGGTTTGGCGCCTACTTGTCGGTGATAGCGTCCTTGCCATTATTGCCGACGGCCATGGGGTTGTTGGTCGTGATTTTGGCCTTAAATGTTTTAGGAGTGGGTAAAGTGGGGGGAGTGCTTGTGGTGTCAGTGATCATAAGCATCACAGGGTTGTTCATTTTGGCCACGGGTGCATCGTTCTCCGTGCGGCCAGAGCTATTGGAACCTTTTTTCGCAAATGGTTTGGGTGAATTCATTTACGTTATCGCATTGGTATTTGTATCTTACGCAGGGATTACAAAAATTGCAGCTGTGGCCGAAGAAGTGAAGCAGCCGGGTCGCAACATTCCCCGCGGTATCTTGTTGTCGTTGTTGCTCATTATGGTCTTGTACAGTGTGGTGAATTTTGTATTGGCCGGAAATATTCCACAAAAAGATTTTGTCGGTGATTTAAAGCCTATTTATTCACTGGCAGAGCGTCTGGGGGGATCGTCTTTGGGCGTGGTGTTTTCAGTGCTCGGTGTGGTGACGATGACCTCTATGGCGAATGCCGGAGTGTTAGCCGCCTCACGGTTTCCGTTTGCAATGAGTCGAGACCAGCTGTTGCCTGATTTGCTGGGTCGTTTGCACGAGCGATTTATGACGCCCATATGGAGTATTTTGCTATCAGGACTTGTGGTGGCCGCAGCCATTCTCACGATGGATGTAGAGGGCATTGCCAAATTTGCCAGTGCCTTTATTCTTCTTTTGTTTCTTTTAGAAAATGTAGTGGTGATTGTCTTACGTGAAACAAGAGTGCAGTGGTACAAGCCCGAGTACAAGTCGCCCCTGTATCCTTGGATGCAACTTGTGGGGATTGTTTCGGGCATTGCCATTATGGCGGCGATGGGGTTGACAGTTCTGTTGGCCGTGGTCTCAATATCTGTGCCAGGACTTATTTTGTATGCGGCCTTTTCGAGGCTGCGCACAGACAGAAAAGGGGTTCTAGGTTTTCGAGGGCGACGCAAAGACTTAGTCGACGTGGATGCAACGCCAAAACCGAGGCACCATGTAGAAGTGGTAGATCTTTCAGTTGACGCGTCAGTAGTTGTGGCCCTCTTTGGTAAAGAAAAAACCCCAGAAGTTTTAACAGAATTGGGAGTGGTGTTAGCCGGGGGCGGTAAAGTGGAAGTGGCTTACCTTACCGAGTTGCCCGAGCAAACAGTTCTGGATGATTTAGATGAAGACACGCCAGTGATTCGATCGCTCAGACGACGACTGCTAGCCATGGCCGAAAAAGAAAATGTAGAAATGTCGTTTGACCCCATTGTCACCCATGATCTTTTTAAATCGATCAACGACATCAGCCAAAGGCTGCACAGTCAGTGGTTGGTGGTGGAGTGGGCTGGAAAAGGTCGAGGTGCGTTTACGTTTCATAATCCCATGGGATGGTTACAAGATCACCTTTCGTGCAATCTTGTGACGGTGAGAGACCGAGGGGTGCGCTATTACCGAAAAATTTTGGTGGCGTTGAAGGGTACCGATGTCGATCGTTTTGTCATCGATACGGCCAGGCAATACGCCAGGGCCTTTGATGCCGAAATCACATTTTGCAGATATGTGGACTCACCACTCAGTGAAGAAGGTCGCGCCCGCGAAAATGAATATTTAGAAAAATTCTCAAAATATTGCCGAATCGATGCCAAAACCATGATCTGTGAAGGCGACAACGAAGTAGATCAACTGGTTGCCGCATCCATAGAGTACGATCTACTCATCTTGGCCAACTACGATGAGCCGAATCGCCTAAAACGAATCTTCGGGACCGCCCACGACGAAATCATGTCCCAAGTCGCCTGCACAGCCATCAGCATAAAAGCCCCGAAGTAACGAAAAAGGTATCCCTTTACTTTTTGCTTTGCGCAGCGACATTTTTTATGTCGCTGCGCAAAGCAAAAAGTAAAGGGATACCTTTTTCGTTATTTTGGCACGCCCCCTGCAGTTTGGTTCTTTCCGTTTAACGAAAGCGAATTAAAATGAATTTTAAAAGACATTTGGTGGCTTTATTTGTCGTGGGGTGCCCATTTTTGGGTTTGGCGGGGCATGCAGAGTCGCTCCAGAAAGCATACATTCAAACCTCACGACTAGGAATTGTTGGTGATAGCTTGTCTGCTGCTGGTATGGCCAATCCAGAAATCGATTTGGATGTGAGCCGACTTGCCCTACGGGGAGTGTCGATCTTTGTCCCCTCGGAGCCAAAAATAGAATACTACAGGGATCCTGGTTTTTTTCATATTGAGGAGCCCATTTTAGCTCCCGTGCGGCTATTTCCGGAGCAAGATCCCGGTCGTTTTACTGGTGTTGGGGGATGGATTAGTAAAAATGTTGAAATCGCAAAAAAGAAAAATTTCGAAGTGGAAGAGTATAGTTTTGGTTACATGGTCGGGCGGGCGCTCGGAATAAATCCTGAAAATATCTTAATGGCCGCAGAAAGCGGCCAAAGGGTGTCTGACATTTACCCTCAGTTTGAGCGCCTGGCTAGACACAATGGAGTTTTACCTGAACTGGTTTTGTTATCGTTTAATGCCAATGACATGTGTATGGATGATATTTTAAATCGGTCTGTTCAAGACACCGCCGATAATTATTATAACACTGTTTTTTCTCATCTTGAAAAAGTCTATGAGACGCTCACTCCCAGTGAAAACGGCACCCGAATTTACTATTTGGGTTCGTTAAAGGTGTTGCAGCTTTTGACGAAGCCCAGTCTGCTATTAAAAACCGTGAATTATCGAGGCGAAGGCGCTTTTTGCAGTGAGATCCGAAATCACAAAGTTTTTGGTGGAGTGAAAGTAAGTGGTGACGACGTGCAGGTGGTAGGCCCCCCTCGAGGGATTTTGGACTCATCCATTGAGGGGTCGTTCAAAACCAAAAACTTCAATCGAGAGATTCTAGAAGTGGCCCTGCCGGGCATGTGTCGAGGCATATTCTCAGTGAAGCCAAGCGACAGCAAATCGATATCAAAACTTCAGGCTGTTTATGAAGCGATGATCGAGGCCCAGAAACAAGCTGTGTCTGATATTCAGCAAAGGTACGGGCAAAACTCCCATGGCTTGAGCATTGAGTATGTGGCAGAAACCACCAGGATCGAATTCGAAAACTCAGAAGTGGCCAACGACTGCTTTCACCCCTCAGTATGGGGCCAAGAGAAAGTAGCCAAAACACTGCTTGAATATCTTGTAGGAAGGTACCCGGTTCACTGATTTGCAGCGCGCCAATTAAAAGGTATCCCTTTCCTTTTTGCGTTGCACGGCAACACTAAAAGAACGGGGAGTAGCGCTAGGACTGGACGAAACTAGGGCAGGCGTCGGCGAGTGATGGTCTTTCTCGGAAGGTGCCCGATTCAATTCTGATTTGAAGGGTGCCAATGTTCCGCCTTTAACGCAACTTGACCTTCTGAGAGGGTGGAAATTTTGAGTTGGATCAAGTAAACCAATGGTGGAGTTGATTCACGGTAGTTAGTCTAGCCATATTATTATGTTGAAACCTTAAAGACAGGGTGCCTCAACGGTCACTTGCTATCGCGCTATTGACTCAGTGGCTGCCCTTTGCCCACCCTTTCAGCCCTTTACGGAAGGGTTAGCTTCTTAACATATGGGTGACATTTTTGAGGTCGTCCTGGCACCAGCCATATGCAGATCGGATCAGCTGCCGTTCAGGCTGGTCTCTTTGGACCCTCGGTTGCACCTTAGCCACTCATGTGTAAATTACCGCTGAATCCCCGTGGGCCAAAATATTTGCCGATAACAAGAAGAGTCTGGTGCTCCCTGCTCACATCCATTTTGGTGTTTCAAGGGCCGATGACAATGGCCATGGAAAACGACAAAGTTAAGCACCTCAGTGCTTCGGCGGCGATCAGCAGCGGCATCTATTTGGCCAGCCGTGAAAATGGGGCCAGTCGGTTTAAAGCCAGTGCTGCAGCCCTCGCCCTGACCCTTCTCGTGGGCGCCATCAAAGAGACGCAAGACGTGTATTTTGACCAAAAAGATATGCAGGCCAATGCCGCCGGGGCTGCTGCAGGTGTGTTGTTGCCCATTTCATTTTCGTTTTAATAAAGCTTCACCAGGAACTCCGTACACCAGGAACAGAGGTTTCTAAAGTTTGTGCAAAAATATCAATTTGAGGCAATTCGGTAAATCTAATTGCTTGGGTAATACATTGACCCAATCCATTCAATGCTTGCGAAGCAAGGCCTTAGAGTGGCCAATAACTCCATGATCTCAATACGTTAACTCGATGTAGGAAGATGTGGCCGGCGGGGTTGGCCCCATCTTGATGTGTAGAATGATGTGTGATAAAATGTGTAAAAGTGGAGGTCGGCAAATGCCTACAAATTTAGCGTTAGATGATGAGTTGATAGAAAAGGCGAAAGAAGTGGGTAACCATCCCACAAAAAAAGAGGCCGTCACTGTGGCACTGCAGGAGTATATTCGAAACAAAAAACAAAAAGAAATTCTGAAGCTTTTTGGTGGGCTCGAGTTTAATCCAGAGTATAATTACAAGAAGCAACGAGCGAAAAAATGATATTAGTCGACACCTGCATTTGGTCCGAAGCTCTGCGAAAGAACCACTCAAAGAATCATGTAGCTATTGAAAAGTTTGCCCGTATCATCTCTGAAAACCAGGTCGCAATTATTGGCGCCATTAGACAGGAGCTCCTGTCGGGCATTAAAGAAAAAAGATCTATTATCAAATTGAAAGATCATCTCCGGTATTTTCCGGATATTGAGCTGAGCGAACGAGACTACGAGTTGGCGGCAGAATATTTCAACCAATGCCAGAGGAAGGGAGTTCAGGGGTCAAATACCGATTTTTTAATTTGTTCTGTAGCAAATAGACTAAAATTGCCAATTTTTACATTGGACAAAGATTTTAAAAACTTTCAAAAAATTCTGAAGATCAAACTTTTTTAGCACGCTGAATGAGATGGCTTCAGGTCTTTCAAGCAAAAAGGACAGCTAATAAACCTACTCTTCCGGCATTCTTTGCCAAATGTATTGAAAAGGCTTATCGCCCAGCTGCAGGTGCAACACTAAGTCACCCTCTTGAAAATCGAGCTCGGTGATAGTCTCTCGGCCCACTTTCATGTCGGGATCCGAGGCGCATTCGCGGGTGTTTTGTTTCTGATTGATCCAGGTGATTTTATCCATCAAAAAACAATCGCGGTAAATGTACATACCTCGGCGCTCGCAATAGCTGTGCTCTCCGGTACGTGTCCAGTGCAGGCGGTTTGTGCCGTTGGGGTAAAATTCATACTCCATTACCAGGTTCGGGCTGAGGGGAGGATGCACTCGATCTTCATATACAAACTTATAATAGCGCCAGCGACCCACAATAGTTTGGGGGTCACACTGTCGCGCTTGGTGTTGAGCTTGTGCTGCACTTGAAAAAATATCGAGGGCTGCGATCAGCCCCGCCAAGAACCACCACTTGGACTTTCTAATCACTGAATCCAGCCCCGTTTCTGCAAGACGCGGCGAACGGCAAGAACCTCTGCAGCCGAATGACCGGCCTCAACAGCCTTCAGCATCGACGGAGCAAAATCAACAAATTGCCCCCCGGGACCGAGGTTTGTCAGTGTGTCGATGGCCAAATGCCCGGTGGCATTGGGGCCAAGGGCATTTCGGATCTCCCAAAGGGTGCCACTGACAATAGTGCTATCGTGATATTTGCCGCCGTTAAAGTCTTTAAAGGCCAACAAATTGTTGTCTAGCGTTCGCTTAAAATCTCGCTTCAAATAAGAAAACTCACCCATGCGAGGGGTGTTTAACATATTTGCCGCGAAAAAGTCAGCAAAACCCTCGTTCATGGAGCCGCCCTCACCCTGGCTAGGAAGGCCCGAGAGGACATCGATATAGGCATGCGCCACTTCGTGGGCCACAATAGTGGGATCACGGGGAATATCTTTATACACCGAGTTATCGCCGTCCCCTAGGCGGATATTTCCGTCATAGTAGAAGGCCACATTGCTGGGCGTGTGCCCGCCAACATGAGTTTTAACATCCAATTGAAAGGGGAGGTTGATGCCATATTCAGTGCCAAACCAATCTAGTGTTCGATTCATAAAAAAGTAAGTTTGCACTTCATTAAATGAGGGCTCAGTAGTGGCAAACTTAAATTCATTGGTGGGGCTCTTTACGGCACTCAGTGCTGAACGCACTTTCAGTCGGCTAGAGGTCAAAGTGCCATCGCCAAGAAGTTGTCGCAAGACCACCTCAGCTAGGTCCGACCTTGCGGGTGAGTTAGTAAAAACGGTCGCGACCCCATTTACCAAGTGGTAGCCAATGGAGTTATGGCTTAAAACATAGCCAGAGTCAGACAGATGCATTGCCATGACGTCAGATTCATCTTGCTTAACATACTTTAAGACTAAAACGGGGGTGAGCCCCATCATGTCTTCGACCAATTCAATTTCAGGTGGGTAAAGTTTTTTAGCGTTGTTAATTTCTGAGTTTCGCCGTTTGGCATGTTCTATCAGTTCAGGGACAAGTCGCGTGATTTTATCTAAACGACTTTGGGTTTTTTGATCCATGGTTTGAAACAGCTGCCCCGTTGCTGATTCAATGGTGCCATTTTTCTGAATTAAGTGCACATAAGAGTTGGCCACTGGTATGCCATTGATGGTCTGTTGCCAGCGTTTAATGGATTTTGTTTTTAAATCCACCGACTTTGCATGGGCTCCGGATTTTTCAGTGACTAAAGCGAGGTTGAGTTGCTCGAGCTGTTGGTCATTGAGATCTTTGGGATCAGTGCTGTTCAGCCGAAATCTCACAATATCGCCACTAGGGCTACATGCACTGAGCAAAAAGATCGAAGTTAATATGTAGAAACAATTTTTTATTGAAATCATAAAATGGCCTCCCCCGATACCATTTTACATAAACGGCCGCCCAGGTAGAAACCTGAGCGGACCTTTGTCGAGAATTATAATACTTTTTTAAAGAATTATTCTTCTACGTGAAGAGTACGCTCGATGAAAGTACCGTCGCCATTCATAAACCGAATGGTGTGGTCACCGGAATCTAGCTGGCCAAGGTGCAATTCTTTAGTGAAAGGCACAAGCACCATGATGCACATAGTTTGGCGAACAGTGGCTACTGAACGCACTTCGTGAATGTTGGGCTCAACGTCTTTAGTTACATCAGCGCGGTTCCAGCT
Proteins encoded:
- a CDS encoding PIN domain-containing protein, which produces MILVDTCIWSEALRKNHSKNHVAIEKFARIISENQVAIIGAIRQELLSGIKEKRSIIKLKDHLRYFPDIELSERDYELAAEYFNQCQRKGVQGSNTDFLICSVANRLKLPIFTLDKDFKNFQKILKIKLF
- a CDS encoding Hsp20/alpha crystallin family protein; translation: MKKSMTPSVFGNAFPTAWDDFDRMLEGFFVPTTRSEFKFNPAVDIEELPNQYLVTLDIPGLNREDIKVEVKDNTLSISGERKREEKEEKPGYTRYERSHGTFERRFTLPETVSGKEVSAKYEDGVLKVTLPKSSESPSHFVDIN
- a CDS encoding type II toxin-antitoxin system VapB family antitoxin, whose amino-acid sequence is MPTNLALDDELIEKAKEVGNHPTKKEAVTVALQEYIRNKKQKEILKLFGGLEFNPEYNYKKQRAKK
- a CDS encoding amino acid permease: MKKLQRSLGLSSVISICTSSALGSGLFILPAIAIVHTGSSAWLAFFVAGLSVLPAALSKAELATAMPESGGTYIYLERTFGPLAGTVAGLGVYLVMLLKSAFALVGFGAYLSVIASLPLLPTAMGLLVVILALNVLGVGKVGGVLVVSVIISITGLFILATGASFSVRPELLEPFFANGLGEFIYVIALVFVSYAGITKIAAVAEEVKQPGRNIPRGILLSLLLIMVLYSVVNFVLAGNIPQKDFVGDLKPIYSLAERLGGSSLGVVFSVLGVVTMTSMANAGVLAASRFPFAMSRDQLLPDLLGRLHERFMTPIWSILLSGLVVAAAILTMDVEGIAKFASAFILLLFLLENVVVIVLRETRVQWYKPEYKSPLYPWMQLVGIVSGIAIMAAMGLTVLLAVVSISVPGLILYAAFSRLRTDRKGVLGFRGRRKDLVDVDATPKPRHHVEVVDLSVDASVVVALFGKEKTPEVLTELGVVLAGGGKVEVAYLTELPEQTVLDDLDEDTPVIRSLRRRLLAMAEKENVEMSFDPIVTHDLFKSINDISQRLHSQWLVVEWAGKGRGAFTFHNPMGWLQDHLSCNLVTVRDRGVRYYRKILVALKGTDVDRFVIDTARQYARAFDAEITFCRYVDSPLSEEGRARENEYLEKFSKYCRIDAKTMICEGDNEVDQLVAASIEYDLLILANYDEPNRLKRIFGTAHDEIMSQVACTAISIKAPK
- a CDS encoding ferrous iron transporter B, with translation MHQDPHSPVAALVGAPNSGKTTLFNWLTGARFKAVNYPGATVDYAVGRSQSRYGDTVTLIDTPGAYSLFPKSPDEHVTVDVLFGGKIEKIEKVIVVVDATQLSRHLYLAQQVIDAGFDVILAVTMVDLVRADGGELNQKQLGETLKCPVVLIDGTLGGGVDELLQEVRRQGSIKETPKTLSPWNSSMREQKLKDSVALAESVLVRKNKGNGVRPSPAPSLLLRTAQLDQWFLNRYFGPLIFLAIMTGLFTSIFWLATPFMDLIDEGTSFLAEQVRTSLGQGLWGDFFADGVVASFGAFLIFVPQIFILFFGIGLLEDSGYLARAATLIDRPFSKLGLNGRSFVPLLSGFACAVPAMMAARTIGSKKERWITLFVIPLMTCSARLPVYALLLSFLFFGKAAWIPGLALAFLYIGAVVVGALVAAVLDRFIKTSGRSLFMLELPLYRRPLVRVVARNAMMRTKSYVTKAGPIIFLFAMLIWVGTTFPRVDSHQLGENQLQASYLGQVGHVIEPVFEPMGVDWRVGVGLLTAFAAREVLVSSLAVMFNVPGDDVEEDSVRNSLILSMQQATNRSGNPIFTVATVVGLLFFVMVSLQCLSTTAIAVRELGSWKVAIAQVVAFNLLGYVGAVMLVQGLRALGVA